The Nitrospira sp. KM1 genome includes a window with the following:
- a CDS encoding DUF4242 domain-containing protein → MALFLIESKLIPGERRRITQMLDRLAAEAKQAGGDIVEAQVSEEAARVIIVLDIGDARGARHAVENAGLDIQLLKAVRLVGQDLQAIKQRKGTANYLVEWNLPAGLSMDAYLKRKAEKTPLYAEVPEVSFERTYVCEDMSKCLCLYASPDEDAVVRARKAVSAPIDAVNKIKNVR, encoded by the coding sequence ATGGCGTTGTTTCTCATCGAAAGCAAGCTGATTCCCGGCGAACGGCGACGGATCACGCAGATGCTGGACCGCTTGGCCGCGGAAGCCAAGCAGGCCGGCGGCGACATCGTGGAAGCGCAGGTGAGCGAGGAGGCGGCGCGCGTCATCATCGTGCTGGACATCGGGGACGCTCGCGGGGCGCGTCATGCGGTCGAGAATGCGGGACTCGACATCCAACTGCTGAAAGCCGTCAGGCTGGTGGGTCAGGACTTGCAGGCCATCAAGCAGCGCAAGGGAACCGCCAACTATCTCGTGGAGTGGAATCTTCCGGCCGGGCTCAGCATGGATGCGTATCTGAAACGCAAGGCTGAAAAGACGCCGCTCTATGCCGAGGTTCCCGAGGTGAGTTTTGAGCGGACGTATGTCTGCGAAGACATGAGCAAGTGCCTCTGTTTGTATGCCAGCCCCGACGAAGACGCCGTCGTGCGCGCCAGGAAGGCTGTGAGCGCTCCCATCGACGCCGTGAACAAAATCAAGAACGTCCGGTAG
- a CDS encoding acyl-CoA dehydrogenase family protein — translation MAAISDRLRTFLAQRADGMNDGTVPGEQAIHAIAQEEWLGLGVPARLGGSGGPLLGAIESIAAVSEYCLTSGFLLWCHRMLIEYLAHSENPWLHEQVLPRLLTADLHGATGLSNAVKHLAGIEPLRVEAELRAENVTINGSLAWVSNLAPGGFAVAVAARTGGDRWAVIAVPSSGKGVEAGKELPLFGLGSSLTAPIRFDRVSLPATWLIHEDGETFLRRIRARFVLLQIGLSLGLARRSLSEASSAGRDLTQGLAKRADTIAATLRRFEEAVREYGCAESLDPEELPHVFELRIALANLAIEAVWFELQAKGGRAYLKGCGTGRRLREAAFLPIVSPTCVQLEEELNRHYMRAPV, via the coding sequence ATGGCCGCCATATCCGATCGATTGCGGACATTTCTGGCGCAGCGCGCGGACGGCATGAACGACGGGACCGTCCCCGGTGAACAAGCCATTCACGCCATTGCGCAGGAAGAATGGCTGGGGTTGGGGGTTCCTGCGCGCCTGGGCGGATCCGGAGGGCCGCTGCTCGGCGCGATTGAATCGATTGCCGCGGTCTCGGAGTATTGCCTCACGAGCGGCTTCCTGCTGTGGTGCCATCGTATGCTCATCGAATATCTGGCACACAGCGAGAATCCATGGCTGCATGAGCAGGTATTGCCCCGGTTGCTGACGGCCGATCTCCATGGCGCAACCGGTCTGTCGAATGCGGTCAAACATTTGGCGGGAATCGAGCCGTTACGGGTGGAAGCGGAGCTTCGAGCGGAGAACGTGACGATCAACGGATCGCTGGCCTGGGTCTCCAATTTGGCGCCGGGCGGGTTCGCCGTGGCGGTCGCCGCGCGGACCGGCGGTGACCGATGGGCGGTCATCGCGGTGCCTTCGTCCGGCAAGGGAGTCGAGGCGGGAAAAGAATTGCCCCTGTTCGGACTGGGCTCCTCGCTGACTGCACCGATCCGGTTCGACCGGGTCTCGTTGCCCGCGACCTGGCTGATTCATGAGGACGGCGAGACGTTTTTGCGCCGCATACGGGCGCGATTCGTGCTGCTCCAGATCGGCCTGTCGCTGGGGCTCGCTCGGAGGTCGCTCAGCGAGGCCAGCTCGGCCGGGAGAGACCTCACGCAGGGCTTGGCAAAGCGTGCGGACACGATCGCGGCGACATTGCGCCGGTTCGAGGAGGCCGTTCGTGAATACGGATGCGCAGAGTCGCTCGACCCCGAGGAATTGCCCCATGTCTTCGAGTTGCGGATCGCCTTGGCGAACCTCGCGATCGAGGCGGTGTGGTTCGAGCTGCAGGCCAAAGGAGGACGGGCCTATCTCAAGGGCTGTGGGACGGGGCGCCGGTTGCGGGAGGCTGCCTTCCTGCCGATCGTCTCGCCCACATGCGTGCAGCTCGAGGAGGAGTTGAATCGTCATTATATGAGAGCGCCGGTATGA
- the epsC gene encoding serine O-acetyltransferase EpsC translates to MEDDTMQRQEPAGTTWNLDQIVTELRTSRESMHNIRHQGRIRELPSRKELLDIVEGLCAALFPTHYGRSDLNETNVDYFVGHTLNQTLPLLQDQVRRGLLFASDADEQNDLSLARGASRIIGEFAIQLPAIRGLLFTDLQAAYQGDPAATSASEILLCYPGMTAIIYYRIAHALHELGAPLVARLVSDIAHSLTGIDIHPAAQIDAQFFIDHGTGVVIGETTVIGKRVRLYQAVTLGAKRFTEDEQGVLVKGEPRHPIVEDDVVIYAGATILGRITIGRGSVIGGNVWLTQSVPPGSHVMQAQMRTSATIQPKSLSERIGQWSI, encoded by the coding sequence ATGGAAGACGATACGATGCAACGACAAGAACCGGCAGGAACGACGTGGAACCTCGACCAGATTGTCACGGAGCTGCGCACGTCGCGGGAGAGCATGCACAACATCCGTCATCAGGGTCGGATTCGCGAGCTGCCGTCGAGGAAGGAGCTGCTAGACATCGTGGAGGGCCTGTGCGCCGCGCTGTTTCCGACTCACTACGGCCGATCGGATTTGAACGAGACGAACGTCGATTATTTTGTGGGGCACACCTTGAATCAGACCCTGCCCCTCCTACAGGATCAAGTCCGCCGGGGGTTGCTGTTCGCATCCGACGCCGATGAACAGAATGATCTCTCCCTCGCCCGCGGAGCAAGCCGGATTATCGGTGAATTCGCGATACAGCTTCCAGCCATCCGAGGGTTGCTCTTCACAGATTTGCAAGCCGCCTATCAAGGAGATCCTGCTGCCACCAGCGCCTCGGAGATTCTGCTCTGTTATCCCGGCATGACCGCCATCATCTATTACCGCATCGCCCATGCCCTGCATGAGCTCGGTGCGCCGCTGGTGGCCCGCCTGGTCTCCGATATCGCTCATTCGTTGACCGGAATCGACATTCACCCGGCCGCGCAAATTGATGCACAGTTTTTTATCGACCACGGTACGGGCGTCGTCATCGGCGAGACGACTGTCATCGGAAAGCGCGTCCGTCTGTATCAAGCTGTCACCCTTGGAGCCAAACGATTCACCGAAGACGAGCAGGGTGTCCTGGTCAAGGGGGAGCCCCGCCATCCAATAGTGGAAGACGACGTCGTGATCTACGCCGGAGCCACGATCCTGGGACGCATCACGATCGGGCGGGGATCGGTCATCGGCGGGAACGTGTGGCTGACTCAAAGTGTGCCGCCTGGCAGTCACGTCATGCAGGCTCAAATGCGTACATCGGCTACTATTCAGCCTAAATCCCTCTCGGAACGAATCGGTCAGTGGAGTATATAA
- a CDS encoding ABC transporter substrate-binding protein, whose product MSHLTRRDLLKISAALAAAAAGTLRKPGGLWAAAEKTDDPPVRIGYLPITDATPLLVAHARKLYEAEGLSVEKPRLFRSWAQIVEAFVSRQVNVIHLLSPTTVWVRYGTKFPGKIVAWNHLNGSALVSNHDIQTPAHFGGKTVAVPFWYSIHNIILQHVLRENGLTSVVQARAAGLGKQDVKLVVMAPQDMVPALANRSIAGYIVAEPFNALAENLKTGKVLRFTGDVWKEHACCVVFMHEADLQQRKEWSQRVVNAIVKAQLWIRGNRDATARLLAKDGEEHYTPHALPVLERVLTPGDDTGYIEQGAIRHVGWKSPRIDFQPYPYPSYTEQLIRLLKETAVEGDAGFLRTLEPAFVARDLVDDTFVKTAILQAGALKAFGLSEQFSRQEAVEQ is encoded by the coding sequence ATGAGTCATCTGACAAGACGAGATCTCCTCAAGATCAGCGCCGCGCTGGCCGCGGCTGCGGCCGGCACGCTCCGGAAGCCCGGCGGTCTGTGGGCCGCGGCGGAGAAGACCGACGATCCGCCCGTACGGATCGGGTATCTGCCGATCACCGACGCGACGCCTCTCCTGGTGGCCCACGCCAGAAAATTGTATGAGGCGGAGGGCCTGAGCGTGGAGAAGCCGCGGCTCTTCCGTTCCTGGGCGCAAATCGTGGAAGCGTTCGTATCCCGGCAGGTCAATGTGATTCACCTGCTTTCGCCCACGACCGTGTGGGTGCGTTACGGCACGAAATTTCCCGGAAAAATCGTGGCCTGGAACCATTTGAACGGCTCCGCGCTCGTGAGCAATCACGATATTCAGACTCCGGCGCATTTCGGAGGCAAAACGGTCGCCGTCCCGTTCTGGTATTCGATCCACAACATCATTTTGCAGCACGTGCTGCGGGAAAACGGACTGACGTCGGTCGTTCAGGCGCGCGCGGCCGGGCTCGGCAAGCAGGACGTCAAATTGGTGGTCATGGCGCCGCAGGACATGGTGCCGGCGCTCGCCAACCGCAGCATTGCCGGGTATATCGTCGCCGAGCCGTTCAACGCGCTGGCGGAGAATCTCAAGACCGGCAAAGTGCTCCGGTTCACCGGCGATGTCTGGAAAGAGCATGCCTGCTGCGTCGTGTTCATGCACGAGGCGGATCTGCAGCAGCGCAAGGAGTGGTCCCAGCGGGTGGTCAACGCCATCGTGAAAGCGCAACTGTGGATCAGGGGAAACCGCGACGCGACAGCGCGCCTCCTGGCGAAGGATGGCGAGGAGCATTACACACCGCATGCTCTTCCCGTGCTCGAACGGGTGCTTACGCCGGGAGATGATACCGGCTATATCGAGCAGGGCGCGATTCGCCATGTCGGCTGGAAGTCTCCCCGGATCGATTTCCAGCCCTATCCCTATCCGTCCTATACGGAGCAATTGATCCGCCTGCTCAAAGAGACCGCCGTCGAGGGAGACGCGGGATTTCTGCGCACACTCGAGCCGGCATTCGTCGCACGGGATCTCGTGGACGATACGTTCGTCAAGACGGCCATCCTGCAGGCCGGGGCGCTAAAGGCGTTCGGCTTGTCCGAGCAGTTCTCCAGACAGGAGGCGGTGGAACAGTGA
- a CDS encoding alginate export family protein — MLGLFYGFLSPGLGYGQSVDELQDLKDRLQQQQAERDDLQRRIERLERANAAQASAAPPPVKPPDPWTSFHVNIRKPEQLRPYNPVACVGLLECFPEPQLYLDAPKKPKEVGWELELQIYNRFQFNLYDNFSDTRNAPGSTPGNRTFVNNSSCSFNTSCREDQRMRFFNWRGYLTTAIKNGPFQVVLLLDYAGDQFNDGVLLGNDAGPLGAAGQRQFIVNPQLLYIEYDDWLKVRAGRQYARLGNGIVAQSPRDMITAGRNWTDTFNTTLVWVLGSAGRSIPNQPGPTFAPQGTNIPGLNQTTQTSVNDVTGKEEDLDGFGLVFNYTPIPLNRLQFFAWALFDTTAAGVNKQNRYFDLNGSGKLGLLDYSFEGVYLWGTSPVTTTAAAGGVPGTRQDYSDYLGYLDLKYHVPSQALPFVRDNLLSLGTTFGIGSKNFDALFLDETAFRYNFFFSDDIHGYNGRPFDTRRGSGFSNTTFIQPYLIVKPLDKLQTKVSWTYLRATEAQPAGTGALGPTPFLTPALSYSSTGVGGPTKDIGQEFDVLTDYFFNPAVRLFANFGIFLPGRLYAPFADNAVKFQTGIEYRF, encoded by the coding sequence ATGCTCGGTTTGTTTTATGGGTTCCTCTCGCCGGGACTCGGCTACGGCCAGTCCGTCGATGAGTTGCAGGATCTCAAGGACCGGCTGCAGCAACAGCAAGCGGAGCGCGATGACCTGCAGCGACGGATCGAGCGGCTGGAGCGGGCGAACGCCGCTCAGGCGTCGGCCGCTCCCCCACCGGTCAAGCCGCCGGATCCTTGGACCTCGTTCCATGTGAACATTAGAAAGCCGGAACAGCTTCGCCCCTACAATCCCGTGGCCTGCGTCGGGCTCCTGGAATGTTTTCCCGAACCGCAACTGTACCTGGACGCCCCGAAGAAACCCAAGGAAGTCGGCTGGGAGCTGGAGCTGCAGATCTACAATCGCTTCCAGTTCAATCTCTACGATAATTTTTCCGACACCAGGAACGCCCCCGGCAGCACGCCGGGCAATCGAACCTTCGTGAATAATTCCTCTTGCTCGTTCAACACCTCGTGCCGAGAAGATCAACGCATGCGCTTCTTCAACTGGCGCGGGTATCTGACGACCGCCATCAAGAACGGGCCGTTTCAGGTGGTGTTGTTGCTGGATTACGCGGGAGACCAGTTCAACGACGGTGTCCTGCTCGGCAACGATGCCGGGCCGCTCGGCGCGGCGGGACAGCGGCAGTTCATCGTCAATCCGCAGCTCTTGTACATCGAGTACGACGACTGGTTGAAGGTCCGTGCCGGTCGCCAGTACGCACGCCTGGGGAACGGCATCGTGGCCCAGAGTCCGCGGGACATGATCACCGCCGGGCGTAACTGGACCGATACCTTCAACACCACGCTCGTCTGGGTGCTGGGCTCGGCCGGTCGGTCGATTCCCAATCAACCGGGCCCGACGTTCGCACCGCAGGGCACGAACATCCCGGGGCTCAATCAGACCACCCAGACGAGCGTCAACGACGTGACCGGGAAGGAGGAAGATCTCGATGGATTCGGGCTGGTCTTCAACTATACGCCGATCCCACTCAACCGCCTGCAGTTTTTTGCCTGGGCTCTGTTCGACACGACGGCAGCGGGAGTGAACAAACAGAACAGATATTTCGATCTCAACGGATCGGGTAAACTGGGCTTGCTCGATTATTCATTCGAAGGCGTCTATCTGTGGGGAACTTCGCCCGTCACCACCACTGCCGCCGCGGGCGGCGTTCCGGGAACCAGGCAGGACTACAGCGACTATCTGGGTTATTTAGACCTCAAATACCATGTCCCTTCGCAGGCGCTCCCTTTTGTGCGCGACAATCTCCTGTCACTCGGGACGACGTTCGGCATCGGGAGCAAGAACTTCGACGCGCTGTTCCTGGATGAAACGGCGTTCCGGTACAATTTCTTCTTTTCGGACGACATTCACGGCTATAACGGCCGGCCGTTCGATACCAGGCGTGGAAGCGGGTTCTCCAACACGACGTTTATTCAGCCCTATCTCATCGTGAAACCACTCGACAAACTGCAAACGAAAGTTTCATGGACCTATTTGCGCGCCACGGAAGCGCAGCCCGCCGGCACCGGAGCGTTGGGACCGACCCCTTTCCTCACCCCGGCCCTCTCCTACAGCAGCACGGGAGTCGGGGGACCGACGAAGGATATCGGTCAGGAATTCGACGTGTTGACGGATTATTTCTTCAATCCGGCCGTCCGGCTCTTTGCGAACTTCGGCATTTTTCTGCCGGGACGTCTGTACGCCCCGTTTGCCGACAATGCTGTCAAGTTTCAGACCGGCATCGAGTACCGGTTCTAA
- a CDS encoding sulfurtransferase TusA family protein: MAQADVTLDTLGLLCPMPIILTARKIKELAVGQVLEVVSDDEGIKRDMPAWCQTTGHELVGLEEQIVASKPAYKAFVRKVR; the protein is encoded by the coding sequence ATGGCACAGGCCGATGTCACGCTCGACACCCTCGGACTTCTCTGTCCGATGCCGATCATTCTGACTGCGAGGAAGATCAAAGAGCTGGCCGTCGGGCAGGTACTGGAAGTGGTTTCCGACGATGAAGGGATCAAGAGAGACATGCCGGCTTGGTGCCAGACGACCGGGCATGAGCTGGTGGGGCTTGAAGAGCAGATCGTCGCGAGCAAGCCGGCCTACAAGGCGTTCGTCAGAAAAGTCAGATGA
- a CDS encoding ABC transporter permease: protein MTLPSAGRFTERILPLAGLGSLLLFWWVGTAWLGEPGPLRQAFSPDRCLAELAKLLSSGALLPHILASLKRVLVSLLFAVLVGVPVGILVGVSSRWDRATSMVFQFVRMISPLSWMPVAIMLFGIGDAPVYFLLTVAAVWPILLNTSAGVASVEERWILLARSMSATRWETVLTVVAPAILAHVLTGIRLAIGIIWIVLVPAEMLGVSSGLGYYILDTRDRLAYSELVAVILLVGVIGYVLDLSARRIHQAWIHRPVD from the coding sequence GTGACGTTACCGTCAGCCGGCCGCTTCACAGAACGAATCTTGCCGTTGGCAGGCCTCGGCAGCCTGCTCCTCTTCTGGTGGGTCGGCACGGCCTGGTTAGGGGAGCCGGGCCCGTTACGGCAAGCATTTTCTCCTGACCGCTGCCTGGCTGAGTTGGCCAAGCTGCTCTCATCGGGAGCGTTGCTTCCCCACATCCTGGCCAGCCTGAAGCGCGTACTCGTCAGCCTCCTGTTCGCAGTCCTGGTCGGGGTGCCGGTCGGTATCCTCGTCGGGGTCTCATCCCGTTGGGATCGCGCCACCTCCATGGTGTTCCAGTTCGTCCGAATGATTTCTCCTTTGTCATGGATGCCGGTGGCCATCATGCTGTTCGGCATCGGCGACGCGCCGGTCTATTTCCTCCTGACCGTGGCCGCCGTCTGGCCGATCCTCTTGAACACGTCTGCGGGGGTCGCTTCCGTCGAGGAACGGTGGATTCTGTTGGCGCGCAGCATGAGTGCAACCAGATGGGAGACGGTTCTCACCGTGGTGGCCCCCGCAATCCTTGCGCACGTGCTGACCGGGATCCGACTCGCCATCGGGATCATCTGGATCGTGCTGGTGCCGGCCGAGATGCTCGGGGTGAGCAGCGGATTAGGCTACTACATTCTCGATACCAGAGACCGTCTGGCTTACTCAGAACTCGTTGCGGTCATTCTTCTTGTGGGAGTCATCGGTTATGTGCTCGATCTGTCAGCCCGTCGTATCCACCAGGCCTGGATCCATCGGCCGGTGGACTAG
- a CDS encoding ABC transporter ATP-binding protein — translation MSNAREHGHSQPVLAAKSLTKHYETSRGTVAAFERIDLTVSKGELVCLLGASGCGKSSLLLTLAGLYRATSGEVRLYGRRLDGPDPTVSLIFQDPCLLPWLNARHNAAFGLRFNHSRHVTRRETIERTDDALQRVGLHGCELRYPAQLSGGMAQRVSLARALVRRSELLLLDEPFGALDAITRLEMQQLLRSLIHEQACTAVLITHDIDEALLLANRVLLMGGSPGRICHEWVVDIPHPREEHPRPLGELRLDVFRELAHTLAGQRADVVTRTNGGSTEDT, via the coding sequence ATGTCTAACGCGCGTGAGCACGGCCATTCACAGCCGGTTCTGGCGGCGAAATCGCTGACCAAACACTACGAGACGAGCCGCGGCACGGTCGCGGCGTTCGAAAGGATCGACCTCACCGTCTCCAAAGGTGAATTGGTATGTTTGCTGGGAGCCAGCGGATGCGGAAAATCCTCTCTGCTCCTGACGTTGGCCGGCCTCTACCGGGCGACCTCGGGCGAGGTGCGGCTGTATGGGCGGCGCCTGGACGGGCCTGACCCAACAGTAAGTCTCATCTTTCAGGACCCCTGCCTGCTGCCCTGGCTCAATGCGCGGCACAACGCCGCCTTCGGTCTCCGGTTCAACCACAGCCGGCACGTGACGCGCCGGGAAACGATCGAGCGGACGGACGACGCGTTGCAACGCGTGGGATTGCATGGATGTGAGCTCAGATATCCGGCGCAGCTCTCCGGAGGCATGGCCCAGCGGGTGTCCTTGGCCAGAGCGCTGGTCCGCCGGTCTGAGCTGCTGCTGTTGGACGAGCCGTTCGGTGCGTTGGACGCGATCACCCGCCTGGAGATGCAGCAGCTCCTCCGCTCGTTGATTCACGAGCAGGCTTGCACCGCCGTCTTGATCACGCATGATATCGACGAAGCGCTCCTCCTGGCGAACCGCGTGTTGTTGATGGGCGGCTCGCCGGGCCGGATCTGCCATGAATGGGTCGTCGACATTCCTCATCCGCGCGAGGAACATCCGCGTCCCCTCGGAGAATTGCGTCTGGACGTGTTTCGAGAGCTGGCACATACACTGGCAGGCCAAAGGGCCGATGTCGTAACCCGCACGAATGGTGGTTCAACGGAGGACACATGA
- a CDS encoding DsrE/DsrF/DrsH-like family protein, with protein sequence MTTEVAPSVSLAQLHESKPDRVTIVVLSGDLDRVMASFIIATGAAAMGMHVTMFFTFWGLNAIRRKGAASAARDWLRRTFGLLNKGGAGRLPLSRFHFGGLGTRMMHRVMKQNRMPGVPELLQTAQDLGVQFIACTTTMGLMGITKDTLIDGVDQLAGVSTYLAEAKQGRVNLFI encoded by the coding sequence ATGACGACCGAGGTCGCTCCGTCGGTCAGCCTCGCCCAGCTTCATGAGTCCAAACCCGACAGGGTTACGATCGTGGTCTTGAGCGGTGACCTGGACCGCGTGATGGCGTCCTTCATCATCGCGACCGGTGCGGCGGCGATGGGGATGCACGTGACGATGTTTTTCACCTTTTGGGGCCTCAACGCCATCCGCCGAAAAGGAGCGGCAAGTGCGGCTCGTGATTGGCTGCGCCGCACGTTCGGCCTGTTGAACAAGGGCGGGGCTGGACGATTGCCGTTGTCGCGATTCCATTTCGGCGGGCTCGGCACAAGGATGATGCACCGCGTGATGAAGCAGAACCGGATGCCGGGTGTACCGGAATTGCTGCAGACCGCGCAGGATCTCGGCGTGCAATTCATCGCCTGCACGACGACGATGGGGTTGATGGGAATCACCAAAGACACGTTGATCGACGGCGTGGATCAGTTGGCCGGCGTCAGCACCTATCTAGCCGAGGCCAAGCAAGGCCGCGTGAATCTCTTCATATAG